One genomic segment of Chelmon rostratus isolate fCheRos1 chromosome 22, fCheRos1.pri, whole genome shotgun sequence includes these proteins:
- the uhrf1bp1l gene encoding UHRF1-binding protein 1-like isoform X1, producing the protein MAGLIKKQILKHLSRFAKNLSPDKINLSTLKGEGQLTNLELDEEVLQSLLDLPTWLAINRVCCNKAAIRIPWTKLKTHPISLTLDKVEMEMSTCDEPRPPNGPSPIATASGQSEYGFAEKVVEGISLSINSIVIRISAKAFNASFELSQLQVYSVNTSWSISDLRFTRIQDPQRGEILTFKEISWQMIRIEADAIQSAEHEMLSAPIRLITNQSKIRVTLKRRIKDCNVVASKLILILDDLLWVLTDSQLKAMVQYAKSLSEAMEKSAQQRKSMATEDQVSSAPPSAQQVRTQQASTAADQSATMAKLFSAYDVCETSHHLQITHLDLHICDDIHAKDKVINKRITGGAMQLSFSTITLDYYPFHRAGDSCLHWMHYSEATKTREGWARSLLDEFKSNVEMLKGAVRDQQGPAPTHSSPQHGKISTSSSTSFSPPPTQSPKTQLMSSSVVLRMADFSIYQVSTADQRRSSPKTMISCNKKSLYLPTEMPAIHVEFTEYYFPDGKDYPIPCPNLYVQLNALQLVLDPRSLVWINLFALDLRQSLEQFMEIYKLSDSQKPDEHVDIKVDGLMLKLVIPTDRDTSCPADLPRSISVQTSEMVATNTRHPANCTRSHLEALLQAFEEEPYFSPTFSSFPRSSSSLPLLHPVFQRHAHEQDTKLHDIYRGLVVPTMGTDALKMPAATDFWALHFAQFWVDYEGTRGGKGRPQPFVDSFPLTVWACQPAKIVQHQERLRGAAGSGLSRSTSGEAIARLQRKRLLKEYYSTDGAPASSHSNNATLPPSNGLHKPLSLDSLPSSSSSLSSSSEDTGVHALVHMQKHLSAQVSHRQYVFLMHLQRSIKALQQTLQQDLEEMGSKKDRKDPSQHPADHQPFTVCLGLLLKSAEVSLLLKPVPQPEGSRSPLGSELSPSESRGTLEPGSDAGDGAEKGSEGAGSGSEGGAAKGACTVDQLLCGDGFEGGATHGPVPLAPTSSSTTRPDSNHKASLEERTSSKNSGRWSSDDGGEAVADGLAGGEEVGPGLDSKTQTSDPLSDPLSSKDWNDKDSAAAAKMPQKGSLSVVSDLLSSSNSSRSTSLYSMSNIGRLMRDRSQSSFSVSYKNMKKSPSLQSLDNISIDSYLMEDGDTYSLLERDDVSISGFKDGISEQSATESATEAVIGQEQEGGVSPDTVSATSQSTDDPTKDLVSVLVLKVKSVCVGMEAVGESTVVALEVGQVTPSQLGNVSLRQYLSNRSLGMVCSVPIPAQSSQAGSEISSASVGGLHSPEVRARLASGPCAAAHSPLAERNGFLQLRLHGYRASFLMSTLRNLALFLEDDSAPQVLPMEISVRDTHINLKDDGPRDNPADSEPSPITLHVDSLIIHRGDDGSFSIGVDAAAEAKLRKEGALIDSGLSAVPEVLGGVCSVPKATQTQAPPTSPPPSTREKMLMEENECLKVELSRAKMALAEAQMEKDSLLHRMKNLKVNTS; encoded by the exons ATACCATGGACAAAGTTGAAGACTCATCCAATCTCTTTG ACCCTGGATAaagtggagatggagatgagtACCTGTGATGAGCCCCGTCCCCCCAATGGCCCGTCTCCCATAGCAACAGCATCAGGACAAAG tgAGTATGGCTTTGCAGAGAAGGTGGTAGAGGGAATATCGCTGTCCATCAACTCCATCGTCATCAGGATCAGTGCCAAGGCCTTTAACGCCTCCTTTGAGCTCTCCCAGCTGCAGGTCTACAGCGTCAACACCAGCTGGAGCATCAGTGACCTGCGATTCACTCGCATCCAAGACCCTCAGAGGGGAGAa ATCCTGACGTTCAAGGAGATCAGCTGGCAGATGATCCGCATCGAGGCTGACGCCATCCAGAGCGCCGAGCATGAGATGTTGAGCGCCCCCATTCGCCTCATCACCAACCAGTCCAAGATCCGAGTCACTCTGAAGAGACGG ATTAAGGACTGTAACGTGGTGGCCTCCAAGCTGATTCTCATCCTGGACGACCTGCTCTGGGTGCTGACAGACTCCCAGCTCAAAGCCATGGTGCAGTATGCCAAGTCTCTGAGCGAGGCCATGGAGAAGTctgcacagcagaggaagagcatGGCCACGGAAGACCAG GTGTCATCAGCGCCCCCCTCAGCCCAGCAGGTGCGCACCCAGCAGGCGTCCACAGCAGCTGACCAGAGTGCAACCATGGCCAAGCTGTTCAGTGCCTACGACGTATGTGAGACGTCCCACCATCTCCAGATCACACACCTCGACCTGCACATATGTGACGACATCCACGCAAAGGACAAAG TGATCAACAAGAGAATAACGGGTGGAGCCATGCAGCTTTCCTTCAGCACCATCACATTGGACTACTACCCTTTCCACAGAGCAG GTGACAGTTGTCTCCACTGGATGCACTACAGCGAGGCCACCAAGACCAGAGAGGGCTGGGCACGGAGTCTGCTCGATGAGTTCAAGTCCAACGTGGAGATGTTAAAGGGCGCAGTTCGAGACCAGCAAGGCCCGGCCCCCACGCACAGTTCCCCGCAGCACG GTAAGATAAGCACCTCTTCCAGCACCTCCTTCAGTCCTCCTCCCACTCAAAGCCCCAAGACCCAGCTCATGTCCAGCTCTGTTGTTCTCAGGATGGCTGACTTCAGCATCTACCAG gtgtcAACAGCGGACCAGCGTCGCTCCAGCCCCAAGACCATGATCTCCTGCAATAAGAAGTCCTTGTACCTTCCCACAGAGATGCCAGCCATTCATGTGGAGTTCACAGAGTACTACTTTCCTGATGGAAAAGACTACCCAA TCCCGTGTCCTAACCTGTACGTCCAGCTCAACGCCCTCCAGCTGGTTCTGGATCCTCGCAGCCTGGTGTGGATCAACCTTTTCGCCCTCGACCTCAGGCAGAGTCTGGAGCAGTTCATGGAGATCTACAAGCTCAGTGACTCGCAGAAACCCGACGAGCACGTTGACATCAAGGTTGACGGCCTTATGCTCAAG CTGGTGATTCCCACCGATCGGGACACCTCCTGTCCCGCCGATCTGCCTCGCTCCATCTCAGTGCAGACCTCAGAAATGGTGGCCACGAACACCCGGCATCCTGCAAACTGCACGCGCTCCCACCTCGAGGCCCTGCTGCAAGCGTTTGAGGAGGAGCCCTACTTCTCTCCCACTTTCTCCTCATTccctcgctcctcctcctcgttaCCCCTCCTCCATCCAGTCTTCCAGCGCCATGCTCACGAACAAGACACCAAGCTCCACGACATCTACCGGGGCCTGGTGGTGCCGACGATGGGCACAGACGCCCTCAAAATGCCGGCCGCCACTGACTTTTGGGCGTTGCACTTTGCTCAGTTCTGGGTGGACTATGAAGGCACCCGTGGAGGCAAAGGGCGGCCGCAGCCCTTTGTGGACTCCTTCCCCCTCACCGTGTGGGCGTGTCAGCCTGCGAAGATTGTGCAGCACCAGGAGAGGCTCAGAGGTGCTGCTGGATCAGGTTTATCCAGGAGCACGTCTGGAGAGGCTATTGCACGTCTACAGAGGAAGCGATTACTAAAGGAGTATTACAGTACCGATGGTGCACCGGCGTCATCTCACAGCAACAATGCAACACTGCCGCCCAGCAACGGACTCCACAAACCCCTCTCATTGGACAgtctgccttcctcctcctcttctttgtcaTCATCAAGTGAAGATACAGGTGTGCATGCATTGGTGCACATGCAGAAGCATTTAAGTGCTcag gtgagcCACCGGCAGTATGTGTTTCTGATGCATCTTCAGCGCAGCATCAAAGCCCTGCAGCAGACACTACAGCAGGACCTGGAGGAGATGGGCTCCAAGAAAGACCGCAAGGATCCGTCTCAGCATCCTGCAGACCACCAGCCCTTCACCGTCTGCCTGGGCCTCCTGCTGAAAAGTGCAGAGGTGTCCCTGCTCCTGAAGCCCGTCCCCCAGCCTGAGGGTTCGAGATCTCCCCTGGGGTCGGAGCTCTCGCcctcagagagcagaggaacTCTGGAGCCGGGGAGTGATGCGGGAGACGGGGCAGAGAAGGGGAGTGAAGGAGCTGGATCTGGGTCTGAAGGAGGAGCAGCCAAAGGGGCATGCACTGTAGACCAGCTGTTATGTGGCGATGGCTTTGAGGGTGGAGCCACACATGGTCCCGTTCCTCTTGCTCCCACCTCCTCTTCAACCACGCGTCCTGACTCAAATCACAAAGCCTCACTGGAGGAGAGGACTTCATCTAAGAACTCTGGGAGGTGGAGTTCAGATGACGGGGGCGAAGCAGTAGCGGATGGATTGGCTGGGGGTGAAGAAGTTGGGCCTGGACTAGACTCTAAAACCCAGACAAGTGACCCCCTGTCTGACCCGCTCAGCAGCAAAGACTGGAACGACAAAGACTCGGCTGCAGCCGCAAAGATGCCTCA GAAAGGAAGTTTGTCTGTGGTTTCTGATCTCCTCAGCTCCTCAAACTCCAGCAGATCCACCTCCCTTTATTCCATGTCCAACAT TGGTCGTTTGATGCGGGACCGCTCCCAGTCCAGTTTCTCAGTGTCCTATAAGAACATGAAGAAGAGTCCGTCCCTGCAGTCGCTGGACAACATCTCCATAGACAGCTACTTGATGGAGGACGGAGACACATACAGTCTGCTGGAGCGAG ATGATGTGTCCATCTCAGGCTTCAAGGACGGCATCAGCGAACAGAGCGCCACCGAGAGCGCCACCGAGGCAGTGATTGGtcaggagcaggagggaggcgTGTCCCCCGACACTGTCAGCGCTACCTCCCAGAGCACCGACGATCCCACCAAAGATTTA GTGTCGGTGCTGGTGCTGAAGGTtaaatcagtgtgtgttggCATGGAGGCGGTGGGCGAGAGCACGGTCGTGGCTCTGGAGGTGGGCCAGGTCACACCCAGCCAGCTGGGCAACGTCAGCCTCAGGCAGTACCTCAGCAACCGCAGCCTGG GTATGGTGTGTTCAGTACCAATACCTGCTCAAAGCAGCCAAG CCGGCAGTGAGatcagctctgcctctgtcgGGGGTCTCCACAGTCCAGAGGTGCGGGCTCGCCTGGCGAGCGGGCCCTGCGCCGCCGCTCACTCCCCGCTGGCCGAGCGCAATGGCTTCCTGCAGCTGCGTCTCCACGGATACCGGGCAAGCTTCTTGATGTCAACATTGCGCAACCTGGCCCTCTTCCTGGAGGACGACTCGGCGCCGCAGGTGCTGCCCATGGAGATCAGCGTCAGGGACACGCACATCAACTTAAAG GACGACGGCCCCCGGGACAACCCCGCTGACTCCGAGCCGTCGCCGATCACCCTGCATGTGGACAGCCTTATCATACACAGAGGAGACGACGGCTCCTTCTCTATAGGAG TGGACGCGGCAGCGGAGGCCAAACTCAGGAAAGAGGGCGCGTTGATCGACAGCGGTCTGAGTGCGGTCCCTGAGGTGCTGGGCGGCGTCTGCAGTGTACCAAAGGCTACACAGACCCAAGCTCCGCCCACCAGCCCCCCTCCATCCACCAGAGAAAAG ATGCTGATGGAGGAAAACGAATGTTTGAAAGTGGAGCTTTCCCGAGCCAAGATGGCGCTGGCTGAGGCTCAGATGGAGAAGGACTCGCTGCTGCACCGCATGAAGAACCTCAAAGTCAACACCAGCTAG
- the uhrf1bp1l gene encoding UHRF1-binding protein 1-like isoform X5: protein MAGLIKKQILKHLSRFAKNLSPDKINLSTLKGEGQLTNLELDEEVLQSLLDLPTWLAINRVCCNKAAIRIPWTKLKTHPISLTLDKVEMEMSTCDEPRPPNGPSPIATASGQSEYGFAEKVVEGISLSINSIVIRISAKAFNASFELSQLQVYSVNTSWSISDLRFTRIQDPQRGEILTFKEISWQMIRIEADAIQSAEHEMLSAPIRLITNQSKIRVTLKRRIKDCNVVASKLILILDDLLWVLTDSQLKAMVQYAKSLSEAMEKSAQQRKSMATEDQVSSAPPSAQQVRTQQASTAADQSATMAKLFSAYDVCETSHHLQITHLDLHICDDIHAKDKVINKRITGGAMQLSFSTITLDYYPFHRAGDSCLHWMHYSEATKTREGWARSLLDEFKSNVEMLKGAVRDQQGPAPTHSSPQHGKISTSSSTSFSPPPTQSPKTQLMSSSVVLRMADFSIYQVSTADQRRSSPKTMISCNKKSLYLPTEMPAIHVEFTEYYFPDGKDYPIPCPNLYVQLNALQLVLDPRSLVWINLFALDLRQSLEQFMEIYKLSDSQKPDEHVDIKVDGLMLKLVIPTDRDTSCPADLPRSISVQTSEMVATNTRHPANCTRSHLEALLQAFEEEPYFSPTFSSFPRSSSSLPLLHPVFQRHAHEQDTKLHDIYRGLVVPTMGTDALKMPAATDFWALHFAQFWVDYEGTRGGKGRPQPFVDSFPLTVWACQPAKIVQHQERLRGAAGSGLSRSTSGEAIARLQRKRLLKEYYSTDGAPASSHSNNATLPPSNGLHKPLSLDSLPSSSSSLSSSSEDTGVHALVHMQKHLSAQVSHRQYVFLMHLQRSIKALQQTLQQDLEEMGSKKDRKDPSQHPADHQPFTVCLGLLLKSAEVSLLLKPVPQPEGSRSPLGSELSPSESRGTLEPGSDAGDGAEKGSEGAGSGSEGGAAKGACTVDQLLCGDGFEGGATHGPVPLAPTSSSTTRPDSNHKASLEERTSSKNSGRWSSDDGGEAVADGLAGGEEVGPGLDSKTQTSDPLSDPLSSKDWNDKDSAAAAKMPQSVSSGRLMRDRSQSSFSVSYKNMKKSPSLQSLDNISIDSYLMEDGDTYSLLERDDVSISGFKDGISEQSATESATEAVIGQEQEGGVSPDTVSATSQSTDDPTKDLVSVLVLKVKSVCVGMEAVGESTVVALEVGQVTPSQLGNVSLRQYLSNRSLAGSEISSASVGGLHSPEVRARLASGPCAAAHSPLAERNGFLQLRLHGYRASFLMSTLRNLALFLEDDSAPQVLPMEISVRDTHINLKDDGPRDNPADSEPSPITLHVDSLIIHRGDDGSFSIGVDAAAEAKLRKEGALIDSGLSAVPEVLGGVCSVPKATQTQAPPTSPPPSTREKMLMEENECLKVELSRAKMALAEAQMEKDSLLHRMKNLKVNTS from the exons ATACCATGGACAAAGTTGAAGACTCATCCAATCTCTTTG ACCCTGGATAaagtggagatggagatgagtACCTGTGATGAGCCCCGTCCCCCCAATGGCCCGTCTCCCATAGCAACAGCATCAGGACAAAG tgAGTATGGCTTTGCAGAGAAGGTGGTAGAGGGAATATCGCTGTCCATCAACTCCATCGTCATCAGGATCAGTGCCAAGGCCTTTAACGCCTCCTTTGAGCTCTCCCAGCTGCAGGTCTACAGCGTCAACACCAGCTGGAGCATCAGTGACCTGCGATTCACTCGCATCCAAGACCCTCAGAGGGGAGAa ATCCTGACGTTCAAGGAGATCAGCTGGCAGATGATCCGCATCGAGGCTGACGCCATCCAGAGCGCCGAGCATGAGATGTTGAGCGCCCCCATTCGCCTCATCACCAACCAGTCCAAGATCCGAGTCACTCTGAAGAGACGG ATTAAGGACTGTAACGTGGTGGCCTCCAAGCTGATTCTCATCCTGGACGACCTGCTCTGGGTGCTGACAGACTCCCAGCTCAAAGCCATGGTGCAGTATGCCAAGTCTCTGAGCGAGGCCATGGAGAAGTctgcacagcagaggaagagcatGGCCACGGAAGACCAG GTGTCATCAGCGCCCCCCTCAGCCCAGCAGGTGCGCACCCAGCAGGCGTCCACAGCAGCTGACCAGAGTGCAACCATGGCCAAGCTGTTCAGTGCCTACGACGTATGTGAGACGTCCCACCATCTCCAGATCACACACCTCGACCTGCACATATGTGACGACATCCACGCAAAGGACAAAG TGATCAACAAGAGAATAACGGGTGGAGCCATGCAGCTTTCCTTCAGCACCATCACATTGGACTACTACCCTTTCCACAGAGCAG GTGACAGTTGTCTCCACTGGATGCACTACAGCGAGGCCACCAAGACCAGAGAGGGCTGGGCACGGAGTCTGCTCGATGAGTTCAAGTCCAACGTGGAGATGTTAAAGGGCGCAGTTCGAGACCAGCAAGGCCCGGCCCCCACGCACAGTTCCCCGCAGCACG GTAAGATAAGCACCTCTTCCAGCACCTCCTTCAGTCCTCCTCCCACTCAAAGCCCCAAGACCCAGCTCATGTCCAGCTCTGTTGTTCTCAGGATGGCTGACTTCAGCATCTACCAG gtgtcAACAGCGGACCAGCGTCGCTCCAGCCCCAAGACCATGATCTCCTGCAATAAGAAGTCCTTGTACCTTCCCACAGAGATGCCAGCCATTCATGTGGAGTTCACAGAGTACTACTTTCCTGATGGAAAAGACTACCCAA TCCCGTGTCCTAACCTGTACGTCCAGCTCAACGCCCTCCAGCTGGTTCTGGATCCTCGCAGCCTGGTGTGGATCAACCTTTTCGCCCTCGACCTCAGGCAGAGTCTGGAGCAGTTCATGGAGATCTACAAGCTCAGTGACTCGCAGAAACCCGACGAGCACGTTGACATCAAGGTTGACGGCCTTATGCTCAAG CTGGTGATTCCCACCGATCGGGACACCTCCTGTCCCGCCGATCTGCCTCGCTCCATCTCAGTGCAGACCTCAGAAATGGTGGCCACGAACACCCGGCATCCTGCAAACTGCACGCGCTCCCACCTCGAGGCCCTGCTGCAAGCGTTTGAGGAGGAGCCCTACTTCTCTCCCACTTTCTCCTCATTccctcgctcctcctcctcgttaCCCCTCCTCCATCCAGTCTTCCAGCGCCATGCTCACGAACAAGACACCAAGCTCCACGACATCTACCGGGGCCTGGTGGTGCCGACGATGGGCACAGACGCCCTCAAAATGCCGGCCGCCACTGACTTTTGGGCGTTGCACTTTGCTCAGTTCTGGGTGGACTATGAAGGCACCCGTGGAGGCAAAGGGCGGCCGCAGCCCTTTGTGGACTCCTTCCCCCTCACCGTGTGGGCGTGTCAGCCTGCGAAGATTGTGCAGCACCAGGAGAGGCTCAGAGGTGCTGCTGGATCAGGTTTATCCAGGAGCACGTCTGGAGAGGCTATTGCACGTCTACAGAGGAAGCGATTACTAAAGGAGTATTACAGTACCGATGGTGCACCGGCGTCATCTCACAGCAACAATGCAACACTGCCGCCCAGCAACGGACTCCACAAACCCCTCTCATTGGACAgtctgccttcctcctcctcttctttgtcaTCATCAAGTGAAGATACAGGTGTGCATGCATTGGTGCACATGCAGAAGCATTTAAGTGCTcag gtgagcCACCGGCAGTATGTGTTTCTGATGCATCTTCAGCGCAGCATCAAAGCCCTGCAGCAGACACTACAGCAGGACCTGGAGGAGATGGGCTCCAAGAAAGACCGCAAGGATCCGTCTCAGCATCCTGCAGACCACCAGCCCTTCACCGTCTGCCTGGGCCTCCTGCTGAAAAGTGCAGAGGTGTCCCTGCTCCTGAAGCCCGTCCCCCAGCCTGAGGGTTCGAGATCTCCCCTGGGGTCGGAGCTCTCGCcctcagagagcagaggaacTCTGGAGCCGGGGAGTGATGCGGGAGACGGGGCAGAGAAGGGGAGTGAAGGAGCTGGATCTGGGTCTGAAGGAGGAGCAGCCAAAGGGGCATGCACTGTAGACCAGCTGTTATGTGGCGATGGCTTTGAGGGTGGAGCCACACATGGTCCCGTTCCTCTTGCTCCCACCTCCTCTTCAACCACGCGTCCTGACTCAAATCACAAAGCCTCACTGGAGGAGAGGACTTCATCTAAGAACTCTGGGAGGTGGAGTTCAGATGACGGGGGCGAAGCAGTAGCGGATGGATTGGCTGGGGGTGAAGAAGTTGGGCCTGGACTAGACTCTAAAACCCAGACAAGTGACCCCCTGTCTGACCCGCTCAGCAGCAAAGACTGGAACGACAAAGACTCGGCTGCAGCCGCAAAGATGCCTCAGTCAGTATCCAG TGGTCGTTTGATGCGGGACCGCTCCCAGTCCAGTTTCTCAGTGTCCTATAAGAACATGAAGAAGAGTCCGTCCCTGCAGTCGCTGGACAACATCTCCATAGACAGCTACTTGATGGAGGACGGAGACACATACAGTCTGCTGGAGCGAG ATGATGTGTCCATCTCAGGCTTCAAGGACGGCATCAGCGAACAGAGCGCCACCGAGAGCGCCACCGAGGCAGTGATTGGtcaggagcaggagggaggcgTGTCCCCCGACACTGTCAGCGCTACCTCCCAGAGCACCGACGATCCCACCAAAGATTTA GTGTCGGTGCTGGTGCTGAAGGTtaaatcagtgtgtgttggCATGGAGGCGGTGGGCGAGAGCACGGTCGTGGCTCTGGAGGTGGGCCAGGTCACACCCAGCCAGCTGGGCAACGTCAGCCTCAGGCAGTACCTCAGCAACCGCAGCCTGG CCGGCAGTGAGatcagctctgcctctgtcgGGGGTCTCCACAGTCCAGAGGTGCGGGCTCGCCTGGCGAGCGGGCCCTGCGCCGCCGCTCACTCCCCGCTGGCCGAGCGCAATGGCTTCCTGCAGCTGCGTCTCCACGGATACCGGGCAAGCTTCTTGATGTCAACATTGCGCAACCTGGCCCTCTTCCTGGAGGACGACTCGGCGCCGCAGGTGCTGCCCATGGAGATCAGCGTCAGGGACACGCACATCAACTTAAAG GACGACGGCCCCCGGGACAACCCCGCTGACTCCGAGCCGTCGCCGATCACCCTGCATGTGGACAGCCTTATCATACACAGAGGAGACGACGGCTCCTTCTCTATAGGAG TGGACGCGGCAGCGGAGGCCAAACTCAGGAAAGAGGGCGCGTTGATCGACAGCGGTCTGAGTGCGGTCCCTGAGGTGCTGGGCGGCGTCTGCAGTGTACCAAAGGCTACACAGACCCAAGCTCCGCCCACCAGCCCCCCTCCATCCACCAGAGAAAAG ATGCTGATGGAGGAAAACGAATGTTTGAAAGTGGAGCTTTCCCGAGCCAAGATGGCGCTGGCTGAGGCTCAGATGGAGAAGGACTCGCTGCTGCACCGCATGAAGAACCTCAAAGTCAACACCAGCTAG